A window of Malania oleifera isolate guangnan ecotype guangnan chromosome 5, ASM2987363v1, whole genome shotgun sequence contains these coding sequences:
- the LOC131156392 gene encoding RING-H2 finger protein ATL65, which translates to MTGPVQQPYPSVTATATATDDGVPIQQSKLPVDFSPPLIAMVVVVAAAFLLVTYSRLISRHLLPPFIRLWRRWRRRRRLRRLRAPSSGDIESPPFSDAFQLADGFHVYSPYGLDESVIKTLPLSVYTAKGAARHGGRSHECAVCLLEFEDDDYVRTLPVCSHAFHVDCIDIWLRSHANCPLCRAGIFRPESPFIPVMAARIRPSLDDGILESIILGQLGESAVPESETSVAEIRPFVEGPSPRRTQSEDRFNGRDFLLKRSYSFGFERNFPSERLVLEPATASPWRYRRSSFWGKRPSPFGSLTKSRVFSFRYYRGMKSPFFRRRSSAGGVFFPLSESSVRFAGGGGSSSRSKSMTSPMFGRPAAAMAFSSSRLRCGDPEALLSPERYNNRR; encoded by the coding sequence ATGACGGGACCCGTACAGCAACCATATCCCTCTGTCACCGCCACCGCCACAGCCACCGACGACGGCGTCCCCATCCAACAGTCCAAGCTGCCGGTGGACTTCAGCCCGCCGCTGATCGCCATGGTGGTGGTCGTCGCCGCCGCGTTCCTCCTCGTCACTTACTCTCGCCTCATTTCCCGTCACCTCCTCCCGCCCTTCATCCGCCTGTGGAGGCGGTGGCGTCGCAGGAGACGGCTCCGACGCCTCCGCGCGCCGTCGTCCGGAGACATCGAGTCGCCTCCGTTCAGCGACGCGTTCCAGCTGGCGGACGGATTCCACGTGTACTCCCCGTACGGCCTCGACGAGTCCGTCATCAAGACCCTACCGCTCTCCGTGTACACCGCCAAGGGCGCCGCCAGGCACGGCGGCCGGAGCCACGAGTGCGCCGTCTGCCTTCTGGAGTTTGAGGACGACGACTACGTCCGTACGCTTCCGGTTTGTTCCCACGCGTTTCACGTGGACTGCATCGATATATGGCTAAGGTCTCACGCCAACTGTCCTCTCTGTCGCGCGGGAATATTCCGGCCGGAGTCTCCGTTTATTCCAGTGATGGCAGCCAGAATCCGGCCGAGCCTGGATGACGGAATACTGGAGAGCATCATCCTCGGCCAGCTCGGCGAATCCGCCGTTCCGGAGTCGGAAACGAGCGTCGCCGAAATCCGGCCGTTCGTTGAAGGGCCGTCGCCGAGAAGAACCCAATCGGAGGACCGATTCAACGGGAGAGATTTCCTGCTGAAGCGGTCGTACTCGTTTGGATTCGAGCGTAACTTCCCGTCGGAGCGGCTGGTGCTGGAGCCGGCGACGGCATCGCCGTGGCGGTATCGGCGGAGCAGCTTCTGGGGCAAGCGGCCGTCGCCGTTCGGGTCCCTGACGAAGTCTAGGGTATTCTCTTTCAGGTACTACAGAGGCATGAAGTCGCCGTTCTTCCGTCGGAGAAGCAGCGCCGGAGGAGTGTTCTTCCCACTTTCTGAGTCCAGCGTGAGGTTTGCCGGCGGCGGGGGTTCGTCTAGTAGAAGCAAGTCGATGACGAGTCCAATGTTCGGGCGGCCAGCGGCGGCGATGGCGTTCTCGTCGAGCAGGCTGCGGTGCGGTGACCCGGAGGCGCTGCTCTCGCCGGAAAGATACAACAACAGAAGGTAG